The following coding sequences are from one Pigmentibacter sp. JX0631 window:
- the ggt gene encoding gamma-glutamyltransferase, translated as MKKISYFLLKILLINSVNINYAFPLIDATQFQNIEKNTEIYKPIFGRNGIVVSEEEMASKIGVEILRQGGNAIDAAVAVGFALAVTFPEAGNIGGGGFMMIWLNKEKKAININYREKAPFLATKNMFLKANGNIDNDKLDKSYLSTGVPGTVMGLTYALKKYGKLPLDKVIKPAIDLAENGFIVSHALSQSLIDSEKLLSTSNETKKIFFNNGKPIKVGDNLIQHDLAKTLKIISELGSDGFYKGEIAKKIVDDMKANGGIISLEDLSNYNVEEQTPIHGKYKNYNIYSVPPPSSGGVTIIEMLNILENFDLKKYPLNSAKYFHLMNEIMSYAYFDRNNKLGDPNFVKNPLDLLTNKEYSKLLAKKINLSTHTPSSKIESSKNSKKEEINTTHFSIIDSEGNMVSNTYTLNFSFGNGKVVKGAGFILNNEMGDFTAKIGSANSYGLVQGEKNIIAPQKRPLSSMSPTILLNDKSEPILVVGAPGGSRIISQVFNFLVRYIDYHKNIATCIATPKFHNQLWPDIFFYEEGTSPDTLEKMVKMGHKIKLSEPFGSLQAAEVKELNKQYFGFTDPRTEGGAAIGFFQ; from the coding sequence ATGAAAAAAATATCTTATTTTTTACTAAAAATATTATTAATTAATTCTGTTAACATTAATTATGCATTCCCCTTAATAGACGCAACACAGTTTCAAAATATAGAGAAAAATACTGAAATATATAAACCAATTTTTGGAAGAAATGGGATAGTTGTTAGTGAAGAAGAAATGGCTTCAAAAATAGGCGTAGAAATTCTTCGTCAAGGAGGAAATGCAATTGATGCAGCTGTAGCTGTAGGATTTGCTTTAGCTGTAACTTTTCCAGAGGCTGGAAATATTGGTGGGGGAGGTTTTATGATGATTTGGCTAAATAAAGAAAAAAAAGCCATAAACATTAATTATCGTGAAAAAGCACCCTTTTTAGCCACTAAAAACATGTTTTTAAAAGCCAATGGTAATATTGATAATGATAAATTAGATAAAAGTTATTTATCAACTGGTGTTCCTGGAACAGTTATGGGTCTAACTTATGCTTTAAAAAAATATGGAAAACTTCCACTAGATAAAGTTATAAAACCTGCAATTGACCTTGCTGAAAATGGCTTTATTGTTTCTCATGCTTTATCGCAATCTTTAATCGATTCAGAAAAACTTCTTTCAACTAGCAATGAAACAAAAAAAATATTTTTTAACAATGGAAAACCTATAAAAGTAGGAGATAATTTAATTCAACATGATCTGGCAAAAACGTTGAAAATAATTTCTGAATTAGGAAGTGATGGATTTTATAAAGGAGAAATAGCAAAAAAAATAGTAGATGATATGAAAGCAAATGGAGGAATTATATCTCTTGAAGACTTATCAAATTACAATGTGGAAGAACAAACACCAATTCATGGAAAGTATAAAAATTATAACATTTATTCAGTTCCTCCTCCTAGCTCAGGCGGAGTGACCATCATTGAAATGTTAAATATCCTGGAAAACTTTGACTTAAAAAAATACCCTTTAAATAGTGCGAAATATTTTCATTTAATGAATGAAATAATGAGTTATGCATATTTTGATAGAAATAATAAACTTGGTGATCCTAATTTTGTAAAAAATCCATTAGACTTATTAACAAATAAAGAATATTCAAAACTATTAGCTAAGAAAATAAACCTCTCAACACATACACCTTCAAGCAAAATAGAAAGTTCTAAAAATTCTAAAAAAGAAGAGATAAATACTACTCATTTTTCAATTATAGATAGCGAAGGAAATATGGTTTCTAATACTTACACTTTAAACTTTTCATTTGGAAATGGAAAAGTAGTTAAAGGAGCTGGTTTTATACTTAATAATGAAATGGGAGACTTTACTGCAAAAATTGGAAGTGCAAATTCATATGGGTTAGTGCAAGGTGAGAAAAATATTATTGCTCCACAAAAAAGACCTTTAAGCTCAATGAGTCCAACAATTTTATTAAACGACAAATCTGAGCCTATTTTGGTTGTAGGTGCTCCAGGCGGAAGCAGAATAATTTCCCAAGTTTTTAATTTTCTAGTCAGATATATTGATTATCATAAAAATATTGCTACATGTATTGCAACTCCCAAATTTCATAATCAATTATGGCCGGACATTTTTTTCTATGAAGAGGGGACTAGCCCAGATACATTAGAAAAAATGGTAAAAATGGGTCATAAAATTAAATTAAGTGAACCATTTGGTTCCTTGCAAGCTGCAGAAGTAAAAGAATTAAATAAACAATACTTTGGATTTACTGATCCACGAACAGAAGGTGGCGCAGCTATTGGTTTTTTCCAGTAA
- a CDS encoding transporter translates to MFKLYLSVIISFLIFSLTARADESEKKESQKINLDIYGYTGYRLMTLKDKDVFGRSPNLSGGNLTVGALYTFQTKTKIKPVAGLALEGAYVTGDYYNDGRVDVKYSYSTITANGGIKYNINDSFSVIGLAGIGTSFRDEYEYKRDLIIGDIKTKTSVSNHYIYGVNLMGLYRFGNLFSMGANATFNVHTMEQKYEALSADLTYYERSLNLLFMWSI, encoded by the coding sequence GTGTTTAAATTATACTTATCTGTAATAATTAGTTTTTTAATTTTTTCGTTAACTGCGAGAGCAGATGAATCCGAAAAAAAAGAATCCCAAAAAATAAATTTAGATATTTATGGATATACAGGATATAGATTGATGACTCTAAAAGATAAAGATGTTTTTGGAAGAAGTCCAAATTTATCTGGAGGTAATCTGACAGTTGGTGCATTATACACCTTTCAAACAAAAACAAAAATAAAACCTGTTGCAGGTTTAGCATTAGAAGGTGCCTACGTTACTGGTGATTATTACAACGACGGAAGGGTTGACGTTAAATATTCATATTCTACTATAACTGCAAATGGCGGCATAAAATATAATATTAACGACAGCTTTTCTGTTATTGGCTTGGCCGGAATTGGTACAAGCTTTAGAGATGAATATGAATATAAAAGAGATTTAATTATCGGTGATATTAAAACTAAAACAAGTGTTTCTAATCACTACATATATGGCGTAAATCTAATGGGATTATATAGATTTGGAAATCTCTTTAGTATGGGTGCAAATGCAACATTTAATGTTCATACAATGGAACAAAAATATGAAGCACTAAGTGCAGATCTTACTTATTATGAAAGATCATTAAACTTACTATTCATGTGGTCAATTTAA